ACCCTTATTCTTTAATTACATTATAGTTAAAAGTATATTTGTTTTATTTAAACTAATAAAGAAATAAGAGAGATTTGTTTAATTTGATTGTATTAAAATGTAGATTAAACTAGTGGTGGCGCGGGGCAGAATCGAACTGCCGACACAAGGATTTTCAGTCCTTTGCTCTACCGACTGAGCTACCGAGCCACTAGTGGTGGTGAGGGAAGGATTTGAACCTTCGAAGCCGTAGGCGGCGGATTTACAATCCGCAGGATTTGACCACTCTCCAACCTCACCTTTTGTTTGAAGAGCGTAATAATATTCAAACAAAGATTAAAGTTATATGAAACTTGCACATAAATTCAATCTTTTTTTGTATATTTTAACCATTGGCTTAAAAATTCATCTCTTTTTAAAATATTAGAACCCAAGTCAATCTTATATTGCAAACATGCATGACCTAAATTCCAAAATTCATAGTTCTCTTTTTGAAGCAGTTTTGCTAAAAGAACTAATTGTAGTTTACCATAATTATTATATTTTTTTTCTCTATTTGAAAAGCCAGTCAAACTTGTATATACTTTCCCAATTTTATATCCAATCTCACCTGCAATTAGTGTAGAATCTTTTTTATCATATAATTCAAAAGTCAGTAATTCAAAATTATCATACTTGTTTGAAAAGATATCTAAAAGCATATCTTTATAATCTTCATTTATCCACGAATCTTTATGGAACTCATTTATTTGTTTAATAACTTCATTTAAGTTTCTGTTTTTCACAAATAAATAGTCATCTTTCTTTAGTAGTTTTTTTATTTTTTTACTTATGTGAAGATTTTCAAAGTATAAAATGGCATATTCAAATTGGATTTCTGGAAGTAAATAGCTTCTATTGTTTGCTAAAGTAGCTGTAGTACTAATAAAACCTGCTTTGGCTAACTTTATGTATAAAGAAGGAGAAAACTGCTCACAGGCATAATAGTTTTCTTCCATATTAGGATAAATATGATTTTCTAATATTTGTTTATTGGAAATTATTTCCTCATCAATTAGATAAATAATAAAATCCTTTTAAAAGAGTAAGGGAAAAGTAGAATACATCAGTTAAGACTTTTTCTTATGAAAGAAGTCTTAATACTGATTGTTGATTTATATTATTAGCTTGTGATTGTCCAAAAGAACCAATTTGAGCTAAAATATTTTGTTTAGAGAAACTTGATACTTCTTTAGCAAAATCTACATTTGAAATAGTAGATAGGGCTGAACTGTTATTTACAACTTGTGCTGACATTGAAGTATATGAAGATTCTAATTGTTGTGCAGTAGAACCAATATCACTTCTAAAATCTTGAAGTTTCGCAGATGCTTGATCAATAGTATCTAAGAATGTTCTGGCATCATCAGCTGAAAATGTACCGTCTTGTAAAAATCCATCTAATCCTAAACCTTGGGTATTAGATTGAAGTGGATTAAGGGAAGTACTATCTTGAGAATCAGTACCTGTTTGAGCATCAAAAGTATTACTTTCACCTTTGTCATCTTGATTTTTTTGTAAAATAGAATTATCACCATAACTTGTACTTGAAGCAATGTTATCAAACTGTTCTAAAAGTTTAGAAATATCATTTCTAATAATATTTCTTTGATCATCACTTGTAGTATCTGTTGCTGCTTGTAAAGTTTTTTCTCTAATTGTATTTAAAATATCTGATTGCTCACCTAGCGCACTATCTCCTATTTGTAAATAAGATAAAGCACTATTGATATTTTGA
This portion of the Arcobacter nitrofigilis DSM 7299 genome encodes:
- a CDS encoding flagellin, which gives rise to MTISNDYSNYLYVPEELQGVRSSNPLEKIATNKELTKASDDPALLAISDQLNYEQSGLTQGVQNINSALSYLQIGDSALGEQSDILNTIREKTLQAATDTTSDDQRNIIRNDISKLLEQFDNIASSTSYGDNSILQKNQDDKGESNTFDAQTGTDSQDSTSLNPLQSNTQGLGLDGFLQDGTFSADDARTFLDTIDQASAKLQDFRSDIGSTAQQLESSYTSMSAQVVNNSSALSTISNVDFAKEVSSFSKQNILAQIGSFGQSQANNINQQSVLRLLS